Proteins from a single region of Streptomyces sp. Tu 3180:
- a CDS encoding ATP-binding cassette domain-containing protein translates to MTDAFIELDRVEKVFDVHRRTGFLRRERRRVRAVDSLSFTVARGEMVGYIGPNGAGKSTTVKMLTGILTPSGGRVRVAGIDPSRERMRLAHRIGVVFGQRTTLWWDLPLIDSYRLVHRMYRIPDARYRENLDRMVELLGLGELLDVPVRQLSLGQRMRGDIAAALLHDPQVLYLDEPTIGLDVVSKARVREFLRELNTERATTVLLTTHDLQDIEQLCSRVMVIDHGRLMYDGPLAGLHEAGESERTLVVDLERELPPIDVPAPARVVRVEGPRQWLAFPASQSAAPLVARIAADHPLVDLSVREPDIEAVIAKMLHRPGDAPEPPPERAGRAAP, encoded by the coding sequence ATGACGGACGCGTTCATCGAGCTGGACCGCGTCGAGAAGGTCTTCGACGTGCACAGGAGGACCGGTTTCCTGAGGCGGGAGCGGCGGCGGGTGCGGGCCGTCGACTCGCTCTCCTTCACGGTGGCGCGCGGCGAGATGGTCGGCTACATCGGGCCGAACGGCGCGGGCAAGTCGACCACGGTCAAGATGCTCACCGGGATCCTGACGCCGAGCGGCGGCCGGGTCCGGGTCGCCGGGATCGACCCCTCCCGGGAGCGCATGCGGCTCGCGCACCGGATCGGGGTGGTGTTCGGGCAGCGGACGACGCTGTGGTGGGACCTGCCGCTGATCGACTCGTACAGGCTGGTGCACCGCATGTACCGCATCCCCGACGCGCGGTACCGCGAGAACCTCGACCGGATGGTCGAACTCCTCGGTCTCGGTGAGCTGCTGGACGTCCCGGTGCGGCAGCTGTCGCTGGGGCAGCGGATGCGCGGCGACATCGCGGCGGCGCTGCTGCACGACCCGCAGGTGCTGTACCTGGACGAGCCGACGATCGGTCTGGACGTGGTCTCCAAGGCCAGGGTGCGGGAGTTCCTGCGGGAGTTGAACACCGAGCGGGCCACGACGGTGCTGCTGACCACGCACGACCTCCAGGACATCGAGCAGTTGTGCTCGCGGGTGATGGTCATCGACCACGGCCGGCTGATGTACGACGGCCCGCTCGCCGGGCTGCACGAGGCGGGGGAGAGCGAACGGACGCTGGTGGTGGACCTGGAGCGGGAGCTGCCGCCGATCGACGTGCCCGCGCCCGCGCGGGTGGTGCGGGTGGAGGGGCCGCGGCAGTGGCTGGCGTTCCCGGCCTCCCAGTCGGCGGCCCCGCTCGTGGCGCGGATCGCGGCGGACCATCCGCTGGTCGACCTGTCGGTGCGGGAGCCGGACATCGAGGCGGTGATCGCGAAGATGCTGCACCGACCGGGGGACGCCCCCGAGCCCCCGCCGGAGCGGGCCGGGCGGGCGGCCCCGTAG
- a CDS encoding ABC transporter permease, giving the protein MWIRSTMTYRASFAVTVLGNLLLTGLDFVTILLMFSQVDSLGGWTLPEIAFLYGLSVTAFGTADLLLGSMDVLGARIRDGSFDILLVRPAPVLAQVGADRFALRRLGRITQGAVVLGWALTAVDVDWTAPKALLVPVMLVSGAVIFGALFVGGAAFQFLAQDAAEVQNAFTYGGTTLLQYPPTVFGRDLVRGVTFVLPLAFVNWVPASYVLGRPYPLDLPPWAAFAPPLVAAGCAALAGVAWRAGLRSYRSTGS; this is encoded by the coding sequence ATGTGGATCCGGTCCACCATGACCTACCGCGCCTCCTTCGCCGTCACGGTGCTCGGCAACCTGCTGCTGACCGGGCTGGACTTCGTCACGATCCTGCTGATGTTCTCGCAGGTCGACTCCCTCGGCGGGTGGACGCTGCCCGAGATCGCCTTCCTGTACGGCCTGTCCGTGACGGCGTTCGGGACCGCCGACCTGCTGCTCGGCTCGATGGACGTCCTGGGCGCCCGGATACGCGACGGCTCCTTCGACATCCTGCTGGTACGGCCCGCGCCGGTGCTCGCCCAGGTCGGCGCGGACCGCTTCGCGCTGCGCCGCCTGGGCCGGATCACCCAGGGAGCGGTGGTGCTGGGCTGGGCGCTGACGGCGGTCGACGTCGACTGGACCGCGCCGAAGGCGCTGCTGGTGCCGGTGATGCTGGTCAGCGGCGCGGTGATCTTCGGCGCGCTGTTCGTGGGGGGCGCGGCCTTCCAGTTCCTGGCGCAGGACGCCGCCGAGGTGCAGAACGCGTTCACGTACGGCGGCACCACGCTGCTGCAGTACCCGCCGACCGTGTTCGGCAGGGACCTGGTGCGCGGGGTGACGTTCGTGCTGCCGCTCGCCTTCGTCAACTGGGTGCCGGCCTCCTACGTGCTGGGGCGGCCGTACCCGCTGGACCTGCCGCCGTGGGCGGCGTTCGCGCCGCCGCTGGTGGCGGCGGGGTGCGCCGCGCTGGCCGGGGTGGCGTGGCGGGCCGGGCTGCGGTCGTATCGGAGCACGGGGAGTTAG
- a CDS encoding ABC-2 family transporter protein, which produces MGSGRLYLAVAVGGFRRYATYRVATAAGVFTNTVFGLILVHTYLALWEERPRLGGYDQAQAVTYVWLGQALYSALAVQGGGTEKDLMGRIRTGEIAIDLYRPADLQTWWLASDVGRALFQVLGRGVIPFAVGALFFPTALPGDVTTWAAFLVALLLAVVVSFAIRYLFALSVFWLLDGHGVAQALMVTGVFCSGMVLPLNAFPGALGDVLRALPWAAQLQMPADVLMGEADPLGAYAFQAAWAVALLAAGRLVQSAATRRVVVQGG; this is translated from the coding sequence GTGGGTTCGGGGCGGTTGTACCTGGCTGTCGCGGTGGGGGGTTTCCGGCGGTACGCGACGTACCGGGTGGCCACCGCGGCCGGGGTGTTCACCAACACGGTCTTCGGGCTGATCCTCGTCCACACGTACCTGGCGCTGTGGGAGGAGAGACCCCGCCTCGGGGGGTACGACCAGGCGCAGGCCGTCACCTACGTGTGGCTGGGGCAGGCGCTCTACTCGGCGCTGGCCGTCCAGGGCGGCGGCACCGAGAAGGACCTGATGGGCCGCATCCGTACGGGTGAGATCGCCATCGACCTGTACCGGCCGGCCGACCTCCAGACGTGGTGGCTGGCGAGCGACGTGGGGCGGGCGCTGTTCCAGGTGCTGGGGCGGGGGGTGATCCCGTTCGCCGTCGGCGCGCTGTTCTTCCCGACGGCGCTGCCCGGGGACGTCACCACCTGGGCGGCGTTCCTGGTCGCGCTCCTGCTGGCGGTGGTCGTCAGCTTCGCGATCCGCTACCTGTTCGCGCTGAGCGTGTTCTGGCTGCTGGACGGCCACGGCGTCGCGCAGGCCCTGATGGTCACGGGGGTCTTCTGCTCGGGCATGGTGCTGCCGCTGAACGCCTTCCCCGGCGCCCTCGGCGACGTCCTCCGGGCGCTGCCGTGGGCGGCGCAGCTCCAGATGCCGGCGGACGTGCTGATGGGGGAGGCCGACCCCCTGGGGGCGTACGCCTTCCAGGCGGCGTGGGCGGTGGCGCTGCTGGCGGCGGGCCGGCTGGTGCAGTCGGCGGCGACCCGGCGGGTGGTGGTGCAGGGTGGGTGA
- a CDS encoding transglycosylase domain-containing protein, which translates to MSDEPQPQQPGPSRAPRQPQAADAPQRPAGGGGKDRRTGRRRLIPTRRMVLGTLLVGALLVVGGFVLGYTLVQIPSANALALQQANVYLYADGTVLARDGEVNRENVSLDRISKDAQHAVLAAEDRDFYSESAIDPQAMVRAAWNTATGKGKQSGSTITQQYVKNYYLRQEQTVTRKVKEFFIAIKLDREQTKDQILEGYLNTSYFGRNAYGVQAAAHAYYGIDARDLDAGRAAYLAALVNAPSQYDVVAHPENRPAVEARWNYVLDGMVEEGWLSASERAGMEFPAPRASTLSTGLSGQRGYIVRIVKDHLIENGLVDEASLDAGGYRITTTLHKDKQDAFVDAVNDKLIDRLDQENRKADTYVRAGGASIDTKTGKVVAMYNGIDYVKQYTPNATRRDYQVGSSFKPFVFTAAVDNGSRTQDGRPITPNTVYDGTSERPVEGWSGDRYAPENEDHRDYGDITVREATDKSVNAVYAQMAVDVGPDEVRRTAIDLGLAADTPSLDDAGPSIALGVATASVLDMAQAYATLANHGEHGTYTMIEKITRGGTETVELPARRTHQAVSRQAADTTTHVLRGVVQNGTATAALSAGRPAAGKTGTAEEDRAAWFAGYTPELATVVAVMGQDPVTAAQKELYGVMGLPRINGGGAPAEIWGQYTREALRGEPVQDFDLRLQPGADRPQPSADATGTDPATSDPAGDGETPDGGETQDRTPGTSPGQTDGGTQEQTDGTTATGGTGDGGTDGATTSDGTTDDTTGGDTGGGETGDDDNDDGGGGGLTGALIQGGRERD; encoded by the coding sequence ATGAGCGACGAGCCGCAGCCGCAGCAGCCCGGCCCGAGCCGGGCACCGAGACAGCCTCAGGCGGCCGACGCCCCGCAGCGGCCGGCGGGGGGCGGGGGCAAGGACAGGCGCACCGGACGGCGCCGGCTGATCCCCACCCGGCGCATGGTGCTGGGCACCCTCCTCGTCGGCGCCCTGCTGGTCGTCGGAGGCTTCGTCCTCGGCTACACGCTGGTGCAGATCCCGTCCGCCAACGCCCTCGCCCTCCAGCAGGCCAACGTCTACCTGTACGCCGACGGCACCGTCCTCGCCCGCGACGGCGAGGTCAACCGGGAGAACGTCTCCCTCGACCGGATCTCGAAGGACGCCCAGCACGCCGTCCTGGCCGCCGAGGACCGCGACTTCTACAGCGAGTCCGCGATCGACCCCCAGGCCATGGTCCGCGCCGCCTGGAACACCGCCACCGGCAAGGGCAAGCAGTCCGGCTCCACGATCACCCAGCAGTACGTGAAGAACTACTACCTGCGCCAGGAGCAGACCGTCACCCGCAAGGTGAAGGAGTTCTTCATCGCCATCAAGCTGGACCGCGAGCAGACCAAGGACCAGATCCTCGAGGGCTACCTCAACACCAGCTACTTCGGCCGCAACGCCTACGGCGTCCAGGCCGCCGCCCACGCCTACTACGGCATCGACGCGAGGGACCTGGACGCCGGCCGCGCCGCCTACCTCGCCGCCCTGGTCAACGCCCCCAGCCAGTACGACGTCGTCGCCCACCCGGAGAACCGCCCGGCCGTCGAGGCCCGCTGGAACTACGTCCTGGACGGCATGGTCGAGGAGGGCTGGCTCAGCGCGTCCGAGCGCGCCGGCATGGAGTTCCCGGCACCCAGGGCGAGCACCCTCTCCACCGGCCTGTCCGGCCAGCGCGGCTACATCGTGCGCATCGTGAAGGACCACCTGATCGAGAACGGGCTCGTCGACGAGGCCTCGCTCGACGCGGGCGGCTACCGCATCACCACCACCCTCCACAAGGACAAGCAGGACGCCTTCGTCGACGCCGTCAACGACAAGCTGATCGACCGGCTCGACCAGGAGAACCGCAAGGCCGACACCTACGTCCGCGCGGGCGGCGCCTCCATCGACACGAAGACCGGCAAGGTCGTCGCGATGTACAACGGCATCGACTACGTCAAGCAGTACACCCCCAACGCCACCCGCCGGGACTACCAGGTCGGCTCCTCCTTCAAGCCGTTCGTGTTCACCGCCGCCGTCGACAACGGGTCCCGCACCCAGGACGGCCGCCCCATCACCCCGAACACGGTCTACGACGGCACCAGCGAGCGCCCCGTCGAGGGCTGGAGCGGCGACCGCTACGCCCCCGAGAACGAGGACCACCGCGACTACGGCGACATCACCGTCCGCGAGGCCACCGACAAGTCGGTGAACGCCGTGTACGCGCAGATGGCCGTGGACGTCGGCCCCGACGAGGTCAGGCGGACCGCGATCGACCTGGGCCTGGCCGCGGACACGCCCAGCCTGGACGACGCCGGCCCGTCCATCGCCCTCGGCGTGGCCACCGCCAGCGTGCTGGACATGGCCCAGGCGTACGCGACCCTCGCCAACCACGGCGAGCACGGCACGTACACGATGATCGAGAAGATCACCAGGGGCGGGACGGAGACGGTGGAGCTGCCCGCGCGCAGGACCCACCAGGCCGTCAGCCGCCAGGCCGCCGACACCACCACCCACGTCCTGCGCGGCGTCGTCCAGAACGGCACCGCCACCGCCGCCCTCTCCGCGGGCCGCCCCGCCGCCGGCAAGACCGGCACCGCGGAGGAGGACAGGGCCGCCTGGTTCGCCGGCTACACCCCCGAACTGGCCACCGTCGTCGCCGTCATGGGCCAGGACCCCGTCACCGCCGCGCAGAAGGAGCTCTACGGCGTCATGGGCCTGCCCCGCATCAACGGCGGCGGCGCACCCGCCGAGATCTGGGGCCAGTACACCCGGGAGGCCCTCCGGGGCGAGCCGGTCCAGGACTTCGACCTGCGGCTCCAGCCCGGCGCCGACCGGCCCCAGCCGTCCGCCGACGCCACCGGCACCGACCCGGCCACCAGTGACCCGGCCGGCGACGGCGAGACGCCGGACGGCGGGGAGACGCAGGACCGCACCCCCGGCACCTCCCCGGGACAGACCGACGGCGGGACGCAGGAGCAGACCGACGGCACCACCGCGACCGGTGGCACCGGCGACGGGGGAACCGACGGCGCCACCACCTCGGACGGCACGACCGACGACACCACCGGCGGGGACACCGGCGGCGGGGAGACGGGCGACGACGACAACGACGACGGTGGCGGCGGCGGTCTGACCGGTGCCCTCATCCAGGGCGGCCGGGAACGGGACTAG
- a CDS encoding HSP90 family protein yields the protein MNLPDNAANPAGADRTFQVDLRGLVDLLSHHLYSSPRVYLRELMQNAVDALTARHRLEPDAPTGAFGVRLYADGSVVRVEDDGVGLTETDVHAFLATIGRSSKRAMGVPPDEPIRGWGKITEQRGDFIGQFGIGLLSCFLVADEIHVLSRSARTPDAPAVEWRGRGDGSYTVRTLPASARPRPGTTVTLTPRADAGEWTRPAQVHALARHFGSLLRHPVTFDDGTGGPGTAVNPEPAPWARTYPTPGARSRALAAYGEEVFGFTPLDTVELDLPAVGLKGIACVLPEAVPAGRRHGHRVHVKGMLLSEQAEEILPEWAFFVRCVVDAESLRPTASREALYEDDTLAAVRDALAGKLRAWIARAAASDPDLLNRFLQTHHLAVKSLAVHDDEILRMLLPWLPFETTDGHTTLDEFARTHRTVLVTSSVEEFRQVAAIASAAGLGVVNGGYTYDRELVHRLPEIRPEAAVADLDPATLTAHLDPVDRETELAAAAYLALARDALAVFDCDVALRTFQPASAPALLVDSREARHERTRSQLAREQEGGLWGDILGALRQEAPRAQLILNQLNPLVRTAVAIDEPELARTSAEALYGQAALLSRRPLRPAESSLINRSFLDLLAHALRKDS from the coding sequence ATGAACCTGCCCGACAACGCCGCGAACCCGGCCGGCGCCGACCGCACCTTCCAGGTGGACCTGCGCGGCCTCGTCGACCTCCTCTCCCACCACCTCTACTCCAGCCCCCGCGTCTACCTGCGCGAACTGATGCAGAACGCGGTGGACGCGCTGACAGCCCGGCACCGCCTCGAACCGGACGCCCCCACCGGCGCCTTCGGCGTCCGCCTGTACGCCGACGGTTCGGTGGTCCGCGTCGAGGACGACGGCGTCGGTCTCACCGAGACCGACGTGCACGCCTTCCTCGCCACGATCGGCCGCAGCAGCAAGCGCGCCATGGGGGTCCCCCCGGACGAGCCCATTCGAGGCTGGGGGAAGATCACCGAGCAACGCGGCGACTTCATCGGCCAGTTCGGGATCGGCCTGCTCTCCTGCTTCCTGGTCGCGGACGAGATCCACGTCCTGAGCCGCTCCGCCCGCACCCCCGACGCACCCGCCGTGGAGTGGCGGGGACGCGGCGACGGCAGCTACACCGTCCGCACCCTGCCCGCCTCCGCCCGCCCCCGGCCCGGCACCACCGTCACGCTGACGCCGCGCGCCGACGCGGGCGAGTGGACCCGGCCCGCGCAGGTGCACGCGCTGGCCCGCCACTTCGGCTCCCTGCTGCGCCACCCGGTGACCTTCGACGACGGCACGGGCGGCCCGGGCACGGCCGTCAACCCCGAGCCCGCCCCCTGGGCGCGGACCTACCCCACGCCGGGGGCCCGCTCCCGCGCGCTGGCCGCGTACGGCGAGGAGGTCTTCGGGTTCACCCCGCTGGACACCGTCGAGCTGGACCTGCCGGCCGTGGGCCTGAAGGGCATCGCGTGCGTGCTGCCCGAGGCGGTGCCGGCCGGGCGCCGCCACGGCCACCGCGTGCACGTCAAGGGCATGCTGCTGTCCGAGCAGGCCGAGGAGATCCTGCCCGAGTGGGCGTTCTTCGTCCGCTGCGTCGTCGACGCCGAGAGCCTGCGCCCGACCGCGTCCCGCGAGGCGCTGTACGAGGACGACACCCTCGCCGCCGTCCGCGACGCCCTCGCCGGGAAGCTGCGCGCGTGGATCGCCCGGGCCGCCGCCAGCGACCCGGACCTGCTGAACCGCTTCCTGCAGACCCACCACCTGGCCGTGAAGTCGCTCGCGGTGCACGACGACGAGATCCTGCGGATGCTGCTGCCCTGGCTGCCGTTCGAGACCACCGACGGGCACACCACCCTCGACGAGTTCGCGCGCACCCACCGCACCGTGCTCGTGACGTCGAGCGTGGAGGAGTTCCGGCAGGTCGCGGCGATCGCCTCGGCCGCCGGGCTCGGCGTCGTCAACGGCGGCTACACCTACGACCGCGAACTGGTCCACCGGCTGCCCGAGATCAGGCCCGAGGCCGCGGTCGCCGATCTCGACCCGGCGACCCTCACCGCCCACCTCGACCCCGTCGACCGGGAGACGGAACTGGCCGCCGCGGCCTACCTCGCCCTGGCCCGCGACGCCCTCGCCGTCTTCGACTGCGACGTCGCGCTGCGCACCTTCCAGCCCGCCTCCGCCCCCGCCCTCCTCGTCGACAGCCGCGAGGCCCGGCACGAGCGCACCCGCTCCCAGCTCGCCCGCGAGCAGGAGGGCGGCCTGTGGGGCGACATCCTCGGCGCCCTGCGCCAGGAGGCGCCGCGGGCCCAGCTGATCCTCAACCAGCTCAACCCGCTGGTACGCACCGCCGTCGCCATCGACGAGCCCGAACTGGCCCGCACCAGCGCCGAGGCCCTCTACGGGCAGGCCGCGCTGCTGTCCCGGCGCCCGCTCAGGCCCGCCGAGTCGAGCCTGATCAACCGCTCCTTCCTCGACCTTCTCGCCCACGCTCTGCGCAAGGACAGCTGA
- a CDS encoding SMR family transporter, with amino-acid sequence MAWVLLVVAGLLEVGWAVGMKYTDGFTRLVPSVLTGAGIVGSMLLLSYAARTLPIGTAYGVWVGIGAAGAAVLGMVVLGEPVTAARIFFVCLLVVAVVGLKATSGH; translated from the coding sequence ATGGCCTGGGTTCTGCTCGTCGTCGCCGGTCTGCTGGAGGTCGGCTGGGCGGTCGGCATGAAGTACACCGACGGCTTCACCCGCCTCGTCCCCAGCGTTCTCACGGGTGCCGGCATCGTCGGCAGCATGCTGCTGCTGTCCTACGCCGCCCGTACGCTGCCCATCGGTACGGCCTACGGCGTGTGGGTGGGGATCGGCGCGGCCGGGGCGGCGGTGCTGGGCATGGTGGTGCTGGGGGAGCCGGTGACCGCCGCCCGGATCTTCTTCGTCTGTCTGCTGGTGGTCGCCGTGGTGGGGCTGAAGGCGACCTCCGGCCACTGA
- a CDS encoding co-chaperone GroES yields MSANRHEHSSQDDKLPIRMLHDRVLVRQDKSEGERRSGGGILIPATAAVGRRLAWAEVVAVGQNVRTVEPGDRVLFDPEDRAEVEVRGVGYVLMRERDLHAVAADRFEGSEDSTGLYL; encoded by the coding sequence GTGAGCGCCAACAGACACGAGCACAGCTCCCAGGACGACAAGCTGCCCATCCGGATGCTGCACGACCGCGTACTCGTGCGGCAGGACAAGAGCGAGGGCGAGCGGCGTTCCGGGGGCGGGATCCTGATTCCCGCGACGGCGGCGGTGGGCCGCCGGCTGGCCTGGGCCGAGGTCGTCGCGGTGGGACAGAACGTACGGACCGTGGAGCCGGGTGACCGGGTGCTGTTCGATCCGGAGGACCGGGCGGAGGTCGAGGTGCGGGGCGTCGGGTACGTGCTGATGCGGGAGCGCGACCTGCACGCCGTGGCCGCGGACCGCTTCGAGGGCTCCGAGGACTCGACCGGCTTGTACCTGTAG
- a CDS encoding DUF3618 domain-containing protein encodes MADTADTRTPAQIEADIRRRRAVLAETLDEIGVRVHPKTIVGDAKARVAANVDHTLGRAYVRVNHAVSDVKAQFVDEEGSPRLERVVPVALLVVGVVGLLTMTARRRKG; translated from the coding sequence GTGGCGGACACGGCGGACACCAGAACCCCGGCGCAGATCGAGGCGGACATCAGGCGCCGTCGTGCGGTGCTGGCCGAGACCCTGGACGAGATCGGCGTGCGGGTGCACCCGAAGACGATCGTGGGCGACGCGAAGGCCAGGGTCGCCGCCAACGTGGACCACACGCTCGGGCGGGCGTACGTCCGCGTCAACCACGCGGTGAGCGATGTGAAGGCGCAGTTCGTGGACGAGGAGGGATCCCCCCGGCTGGAGCGGGTGGTTCCGGTGGCGTTGCTGGTGGTGGGCGTGGTCGGCCTGCTGACGATGACCGCCCGGCGGCGAAAGGGCTGA